CGCGATCGCGATTTTGTGGCGCCGGCGCCAGGCAAGAAAGCAGCCCTGCTGATTAAATACGCCAATGAAGCTTTAAAGCAGAAGATCCAGGTCGATATGGAGACGGCCGCTGGTTACGGCATCAGTGTGATGGAATTTTCTTTGGAAAAAGACCCGACGGTTCCCGACAGTGATAAGGTCGAGATTCTGGAGGATCAGGTGACCCTGTGGAATATTGATGGAGCGACGTCACCATCCGCGATTTCTGGAGTGCGACTTAAAATCGTGTTAGATGCGGGATTGGGCCAAAAAACGATCAAAATTCCTGTTAAAAACGATGAGTTGGACTTGAATTCCGTGTTCGTTCCAGCGGGTGTTGAACTTCATTCTATCAGTAAGTTTAACGGCTTTTAATGCAGCGTGAGAAGTGAGGGTCTGGGTGCCCCTTTTATTGAATAAAAAAAGGGCCTAAGATATGAAATTATCATGTCTTTTGTTCATCTTCACGTTCACTCCGAATATTCCCTTTTAGAAGCTGCGGCCCGGGTAAAAGCTATTGCCAAAAAGGCGGCCGCTATGAACATGCCGGCGGTGGCCTTGACCGACAACGGAAACATGTTCGGTGCCGTGGAGTTTTACTTCGCCTGCAAAGATAATAACGTCAAACCTATCTTAGGTTTGGATGCTTATATCGCACCGGGATCGCGTCTTGAAAAAAAACAAGATCGCGATCAGGTGAATGTGGGGCCGCGCCGTTTGGTGTTTCTGGCGCAGAATCTTAAAGGTTATCAAAATCTCAGCAAGCTTTCGACGATCGGTTATCAGGAAGGTTTTTACTGGAAGCCGCGCATCGATTATGAAGTGATCAAAGAATACAATTCAGATTTGATTTGTTTGACTGGGGGCTTACGCGGAGAAGTGGCCGATGCTTTCCTGCGTGAAGGTCCTGATGCTGCCTTGGCAAAAATTCGTCAGCTTAAAGAAATTTTCGATGATCGTTTATATCTCGAAATGTGCCGTACCGGTGTGCGCGAGTGGGATCAGATCAATCCATTCCTGCTTGAAGCGTCCAAGATCACAGGTGTTCCGGTTGTCGCCAGTAACGATGTTCACTACATGACTCAGGATGATCAGATTGCGCAAGAAGTGTTGATCTGTATCGGCACCAATAAAACTTTAAGTGATGAGCATCGTTTCCGTTTGGGCACAGACGAATTCTACTTCAAAAAGCCAGAGCAAATGCAGGAGCTTTTTGCTGATGTGCCCGAGGCCGTTAGCAACACTTTGCAGGTGGCGGAACGCTGTGATGTGAAGTTTAAACTGAAAGATGAAAATGGAAAGCCCATTTACCATCTTCCCACTTTCCCGACGCCTGAAGGTGTTTCCTTAAAAGATGATATTGCCCGCCGTGCGAAAGAAGGTTTGCTGGTCCGCTTTGAAGAGGCCGCCGAACGCGGGGAGGCCGTGCCCGAAGATAAGAAGCCAGAATATTACAGTCGTCTGGATTATGAGTTGGGTATTATTGATCGCATGGGCTTTAACGGTTACTTTCTGATCGTTCAAGACTTCATCGGTTGGGCCAAGGATCATGATATTCCCGTCGGTCCTGGTCGTGGATCGGGAGCAGGTTCTTTGGTTGCCTATTGTTTAAGAATTACAGATCTGGATCCTCTTCCAAACTTCCTTCTTTTTGAACGTTTCTTAAATCCCGAACGTATTTCGATGCCAGACTTCGATATCGACTTCTGTCAGGATCGGCGCCAAGAAGTAATTCGTTACGTGACGGAAAAATATGGCCAGGAATCCGTTTCGCAAATTATCACTTACGGTAAGCTGCAAACACGGGCCGCGCTTAAAGACGTGGGACGTGTTCTGGGTATGCTCTTTTCAGAGGTGGATCAGGTTACCAAACTTATCCCTGATAAATTGGGTATCAGCCTTAAAGAGTCTCTGGAGATGGAGCCTCGTTTAACAGAGATGATGGAAATGAATCCCACCGTCGCCACCTTGGTCGACCTTGCTCAGCGCGTGGAAGGGATGGTGCGAAATGCGGGGATTCATGCCGCCGGTGTGATTATCGGTGACGGACAATTGGTGAAGCATGCGCCTTTATATAAAGGCGCAGATGGCGAGCAAGTCGTTCAGTACGACATGAAGCATGCTGAAAAAATCGGGCTGATCAAATTCGACTTCTTGGGTCTGAAAACCCTGACTCACATCAACATGGCGTTGAAGTTGATTAAGAAAAATCGTGGCAAAGAGATCACCTCAAAGATGATCCCGATGAACGACGCGGCCACTTTTGAGATGATGTCCCGCGGGGACACCGCCGGCGTCTTCCAGTTCGAGGGTGAGGGTATCACCGACGCCACTCGTAAGATCCGTCCATCGTCTTTTGCGGATATCACGGCCATCACATCGCTGTATCGTCCCGGTCCGATGGCAAACATTCCGGATTTTACGGACCGTAAACATGGCAAGGCCCCTGTTGAATATCTGCTTGAAGACACCCGTGAGGTTCTTTCTGAAACTTATGGGATCATGGTTTATCAAGAGCAGGTGATGGGGATCGCTTCGAAGATTGCCGGTTACTCGTTGGGTGAAGCGGATATGCTTCGTCGAGCGATGGGTAAAAAGATCAAAGAAGAGATGGATAAACACCGCGAGCGCTTCATGCAAGGGGCGGTCGAAAGAGGTCATAACAAGGAAAAATCGTCAGAGCTTTTTGATCTGATGTATAAGTTCGCGGACTACGGTTTCAATAAATCTCACGCTGCCGCGTATTCCGTTGTGACGCTACAAACGGCGTGGCTGAAGTGTCATTACCCGGTAGAGTTCTTTGCGGCCCTTCTCAGTACCGAGCTTTCGGATACGGAAAAAATCGTTAAGTACTCTAAGGATGCTGCAAAACGTGGAATTACGGTAAAATCTCCGCATGTAAATTTCTCTGAGTATTTGTTCGGTGCTCATGGCGACGAGATCTATTTCGGTCTTGGCGCGATCAAAGGTGTGGGGCAAGGGGCGGTGGAAGCCATCATTGAGGCACGCAACAGTCTTCCGGATAAAAAGTTTAACTCGTTGGATGAGTTTTTTAATTCTATCGATCTTCGTCGCGTCAATAAAAAGGTGATTGAGTGTTTGATTAAAGCAGGAGCTTTTGAAGGTTTTGGCGGACATCGTGCGCAACTGATGGCGGGATATCAGAAGTATCTTGATCGGGCTCAAGGTCTGCAAAAGGACAAAGAACTTGGACAGGCTTCGCTCTTTGATCTGGGGCCTTCGACGGAAACCAAGGTGACTTTGGAAGAAACCAAACCTTGGAGTCGGACAGCTTCGCTGGCTTACGAAAAAGAAGTCTTGGGTTTCTATCTCAGTGATCATCCTTTGAAGGGCTTTGATACACTTTCTGAAATCTGGACAACGTGCAAGGTGATAGAGCTTCCGGCGCAAATGCCGGCACCAGGTTCGGCGGAAGCCGAAGCGCTAAAGGCCGCAAAAAAAGACTGGAAGAATCGGGACGCGGGCAAAAAGAAAGTGGTGGTCGCAGGACTCATCACCGAGCTTCGCGAGCTTATTACGAAAAAAGGGACGCGCATGGCTTTTGGGAAGATCGAAGATCTGACGGGCGCCTGCGAATTGGTGATTTTCCCAGACTCTTATGCACGATTCGAAGCCCAGCTTCGCGATGAAAGGCCGGTCTTGATTGGCGGCGCACTTGAGGTTGAAGAAGGTGTTGCTAAGATAATGGTAGATAGTGTTTCGCCGATGGAGGACATCCTAAAAAAGACAAAACGTATGGTGCTTCGTCTGGATAAAATTGATCCTGCCGATTATCCCCGTTTACACTCTTTAATGAAGGACTATCCGGGATCGACATCAGTGAGTTTTGAAATCGAGATCCCTGAAGTCAGTCGTCGAGTGTTGATGGACTCGGCGGAAACGATGGGTATAGCTGTGAATAATGAATTCTTTGAAGGTGTGCACTCAGTTTTCGGTCGCACTGATTTTATCGAGTTAAGGAGTTAGTAATGCGTTTGGCTTTTGTGATGGCGGCAGCATGGATGTTCTTTTTAAATAGTCCCGTAAAAGCTCAACAATCTGAATTAATCGATCGCAACTTTACCGGGGTCTCTCAGGAAGCCACTCCGCAGGGGGCTCGTCGTGATATTCAGGATCAGGCTTCGCAGAAAGTTTCCGAAGAAATCATCAAAGAACTTATTGGCGAAGACCGATTTTCTAAGAATAAGTCGTTGATTCAATCGAAGATTATTAAAAATTCGGCTCGGTATATTCCTTTTGCCAAGGCGTCGTCCTTAACTCAGGAAGGAACGGAATACAAAATGTCCGTTTCTTTAAAGGTGTCGTTGCGCGATCTTAAGCAAATGCTTCAGGATAGCACTCTCTTAAACGAAAACGATACTATTCCTGTGGTTCTACCGGTGATCAGTTGGATTGATCGAGTGCAGGGGAAAAGTTATCGCTGGTGGCTTCCGGGCGATAAATCGCAACAGGCTTTTTTAATTAAAGAAGCGCGTATTCTGGAAGAGGCTATGCGCAACTCGTTCCAAAAAAATAACTTCTTCGCGATGAAGCCGATTGACGCCGGTCTGGGAACAGCGGTTCCTGTCGATTTTCAAAATGAGCGTGTGGCGGGCGAAGATGCACAGTTTTTCTCGCAGTATTTTAACGCCCCTTTGTTGATTGATGGTCAGGTCGTTCTGAATAAAACCGACTCTGGTAAAAACTATCGCATCGAGGTGCGGATGACCGCTGTTCAGGTTAGTAACGGCCGCGCTATTGCCGACGTTTCGCGACGCTACGACACTGAAAACGGCAGTTTTGAAAACGTCGTGGATAAAAAGATGCGCGAGGTGATTGAGGCCACTTCCAACGATTTGGCTTCTCAGGTTTTAGAGGCTTGGCAAAGAGGTTCTTTGGGAACTTCGGTGATTCGTTTGACGATTCAGGGTAGAAATACTCTGCCCTTGACGGAAGGTCTGAAGGAAAAGATTCGCTCTCAAATCACACAAGTGAAGAGCATTCGAGAACGCCTGGTAAGTTCTGATTCTGTAAGCTTTGAAGTGGATACGGCCGTTTCGGCGGCGGAGCTAACGGGAAAATTGGAAGCTCTGGATGTTGATGGCAAGAAGCTGTCAAAGGTTTCCGAAAAACAAGATGAAATCGTCTTGAAATGGGCACAATAAGGAGGTGCATATATGAAAAATTTGATTCTGTTTTTTTCCTTATTGGTTCTGGCGGCGTGCACGACAATGGATGGGGCCGGCCCCTCGGTGCGTCGAGAAATTAAAGATGTGAACTACGAGGCGCGCAAAGATGATTCCGCACCTCGCAAACGCTTGATGGTTCTGCCGTTCTTGGATGCCGGTGATAAAAGACCACTTGAGTTGCGTGAACGTGCTCGCAATGCCTTTATTATGGACCTCAATCGTTCTGGTGAGGTGATTGCCCTGGATAGTAAAGACTTGAATCTGGATCTTGCCAAGATGATGGAAGGTGGTCAGTACAAGCTTACGGAAGTGGCTAAAGCGGCGCAAGCGCTGGGGGTTACTGCCGTTCTTGAGGGGAAGATTATTGATATTCGCATTAAGCGCAAGGCAGACAATGTGGGGGTTGTCCGTCATTTGACAACGGCTTTTGAAGTGGTGGCGCAGGTACGTGTGGTCACCGGCCGAGCTGCGCGTGAAGTTTTTAACACTGTGAAAACGGTGACCGTCGAAGAGCAAGGGACTCGCGTCGGCGAAAGAGTGGAGACTGACAAATTTATTTCCAACAATCCCGATATGATCGAAGTCATAGTGAAGGATGCCTTTCTGGACTTCACACCGCAAGTGCTGGCGTCCCTGGATAAGGTTACTTGGGAAGGAAGAATCGCGGCCATCAACGGCGATCGAATTTACTTGAACGTGGGCCGCGTGTCTGGCTTGCAAGTCGGAGATCTTTTGAAAGTCACCGAGGATGGGGACGACATTTATGACCCTGAAAGCGGCGGTCACATCGGCCGAGTGCCCGGTCGTTTGAAGGGAACTCTGGAAGTGATTAGTTATTTCGGTAATGACGGCGCCATCGCAGTTATCCACTCGGGGTCGGGATTTAAGGAAAATGATCGTGTGGAGTTGTACTAGACAACAAAGATCGCATTGTCCCCATGGAAAATGACAGAACTGTTTTTTGCTAAATCGATAAAGGCCCTGGGCTTCATTCTATAAAATGACTATAATGGCTGAAGTGAGACCTTCGGCCATTTTCATTTTTATCGCGATCGCTTTTTGTTCTTCTTTTTCTTGGGCGAAGAAAATAGAAGTCACGGCGCTTTACTGGAGTATGAAAATCGAAGGCCAAGTGGCGATGCGAAAAGGGTTTGAAGAAGAGATCGCCCATTTCAATAAAAAAGGCGATGATAAGATCGTCATTCGCGCGCTGGTGGCTGGCGAAGGACGTAAGGGAATTACTAATCAGGTTCAACAAATGGACGAGGCTCTGAGAGAAAAACCCGCGGCCTTGGTTATTCAACCCACCGATAATTCCGCTTTGGCTCGAGCACTTCAGGAAGCCAATCATCTTAAGATTCCAGTATTCGCTTATGATCAATACATCGTAAATGGTGATCTCACTTTTTTTGTGACCAGTGATAATTATGCCGGAGGACGTGATAACGGCGACTATATACACAGTCTTTTTGATAAGACGAAAGAATTGCGCATTGTTGTTTTTGAATACCCCAAGGTTTCTTCGACGATTGATCGCGTGGACGGTTTTTTTGATGCTCTTCGTGATCAGGGGCGAAGTTTTTCTGTTTTGAAACGTTACGAGGCCGTTGACCCTTCTTCCGGGCAGAAGGCCGCCAAGCAGTTTCTGAAAGACTTTCCACAAAAAGGCAGTGTCGATGTTATTTTAACTGTGAACGACGGGGGAGGTCTTTCTATTGTGAAAGAACTCGATGAAAAAAAACGTCATGAAATACTTCATGCGACCTTCGATGGGGATCCCCTTTCGGTTCAAAACATCAAAAATAAAAAAATCACTGTGATTGATTCGGCGCAGTTTTGCGCGGAGCTTGGACGAGAAACAGCTCGTGAATTGATTGCGCATTTAACCAAGAAAAAGGTCTCGGCGAAAAAACTTATTCCCACCTATCCCGTGACCGAGAAAACACTGGCCCGTTATCCGGGTTGGATGGGGCGGGTTCCGTCGTTTCTGCATCGACGCGAGCTCAAAAGTCCCGACTCTAAACCGCGCGTTTCACCGGATCAAAGAAATATTTTGCGAATCAAGATTGGTGTGGCGCCGTTGTGTCCCTATCTTTGTGAACAGGGGCCTGGAGCTTGGGGTGGTTATATTTATGCCATCTTAAAAGAAGTCGCGAAAGAGCGTGGTTTTAGCTTGGAGCTGGAAAGTATTCCTAATACGCGTCTGTTGGCGGCTCTTCAGGCAGGACGGGTGAACTATATCATTGTTCCTGCCGACATGGTTCGTTACGAAGATCAGATTCGTATTGTGGGGCCGAAGCTTGGAGTGAACTATACCGGCGCGATTTTAGCTCCCGGCGCGAAAGACTCTTTGATTGATGAAAGTCTATTGGCAAATAGAAAAGTCGTTTTTGCAGACATGGGAACTTATCGAGGGGGACCTCGTTTGGCTATTTCGGAAGGTCGCAGTTTCAAACTGACCGGAGCGGATGTTGCGGATCGAATGATTAAAATGATCGGCGATCGTCGTGTGGATGTCGCCTTGGGTGACTATAATGTTCTAAGTTATTCGCTGTTAAAAAAACCGCGAACCGAGCTTCAGCTTTTGCCCACGTCTTTGACGGGATTTAATTCTTTGGTTTTGGTGGGGTCGCCCAAAGAGGCGCACTTTGGATATCTACCTGAATATCTGGAAAGCTGGTTTATCCGCGCTCGTACGGATGGAAGTCTTGAAAAAATTCTTAGTAAATACAATTTAAAAGACTGGAAAGTTTTTGATCCTAAGGCGTTTTAGGAAAGCTCTTTCACCAGATTTTTCACCATGCTTTTAAAAGTTTCGGCTTCTCCGCGAATTCGCGCGACCTGCAGCCCTCCCTGAATGGCGGCAAGAAAAGTGTCGGCGACAATGGGAGGGTTGAGGTCTTGCCGAAAGATTTTGTCTTTCATGCCTTCTTTAATCGTAGCAATAAGCCATTTGCGCTGTTGTAAGTGAAACTCTCGCAGGCGATCCTGAATCTTTTCGGAAAGAGTGTTGAAGTCCGAACATAAAGCTCCTAAAGGGCACACTTTATTATGATCTTTGCCAATTTTGTAAAACATCTGAAGCATTTGCTCCATTTTTTTGTCAGCCGGCAAGCCGTGGATGTTTTGGGCCCACGTCGCATAGGCCTTCTGATAGTCTTCAAGAATGGCCAGGCCCATTTCTTCTTTTGAGGCAAAATAGTAATGCAGACTCGCTTTGCGAATGCCCAGGGCGTCGGCGACGGTTTGAAAGCTAAAACCATTAAAACCGAGGGTTTGCAGGTAGTGACGTCCTAAGCTTAAAGCCTTTGTTTTTGTATCCATGGTTTCCGTCCTTGCTTTGCGAAAGCCTTCTGGGTTATTATCTACCTATTGGTAGGTAGATTCAAGTTTAAAAAGAAACACGAGGAACCATCTATGAAAAACAAAACTATGCGACCTGTCGCCATTTTGGCGGGATCTCGAACCCCTTTTGTGAAGTCATTTAGTCAGTATTCCCGGACATCGAATCGTCAGTTGATGACGGCGACTTTGCAGGATCTAGTGAATAAAACGAATATTCGCGGTGAACTTCTGGGTGATGTCTCTTTGGGGGCCGTGATGAAGAATGCCTCGGATTGGAATCTATCCCGGGAATCTCTTTTAAGTGCAGGGCTGGATCCTCATACTCCGGGTTATGATGTGCAACGTGCCTGTGGGACGGGTCTAGAGACGGCCGCACACATTGCCTTAAAAATTGCCTCGGGTCAGATTGAAAGCGGTATTGCGGGCGGTACGGATACCAATAGCGATATTGCCGGGGTCTTGCCGCATGAACTGTCCTGGATTCTTACCGAGGCGCAAAAAGCTCCGAATGCTCTTGCCCGTATTGCAAAGCTTTCGGAAATAAAATTGGAATATCTCAAACCTCGATTCCCCAACGTGCAAGAACCCCGCACGGGACTATCCATGGGGCAACACACAGAGCTCATGGTTAAAGAATGGAAGATCACGCGCGAAGAGCAGGATCAATTGGCCTTGCAAAGTCATTTGAACGCCGCCAAAGCGTATGAAGCCGGATTTTTTAAGGATCTGGTTTTTGAGTTTAAGGGCGTGAAAAAAGACGTATTCGTTCGCGGCGATACCAGTATGGAAAAGCTGGCAAAGTTGAAACCTGCATTTGATTTTACTGGAACCGGAACTTTAACGGCGGGAAATAGCACGCCTTTAACAGACGGAGCTTCGGCCGTTCTGTTAAGCAGTGAAGAGTGGGCTAAAGCCCACGGACTTCCCGTGCAAGCTTATTTGGTGGATACAGATTATGCGGCCGTGGATTATGTAAATGGTGAAGGTTTATTGATGGCCCCGACGCGCGCGGTGGCGAAAATGCTTCGCAGAAACAACCTCAAACTTCAGGATTTTGATTTTTATGAAATTCACGAAGCTTTTGCCGGTCAGGTACTTTGTACTCTGAAGGCTTGGGAATCTGATGAATACTGCCGTAAACACCTTGGCGAGTCTCAGGCTCTGGGTTCCATTGATCGCGCTAAATTGAACGTCAACGGTGGCAGTCTGGCGTTAGGTCACCCCTTTGCCGCAACCGGCGGAAGAATTCTGGCCAGTCTTGCAAAAATGCTGGCGCAAAAAGGTTCGGGCCGCGGTTTGATTTCTATTTGTACCGCTGGTGGTATGGGTGTGGTGGCCATCGTAGAAAGATAATTATGGAAGTTTCCTTGGCGAAAAAGTTGAAGATCGCATGGCTTCGTTTTGTTTCCCGGGTTTTTCCCAAACTTGCGGCGCAGACGGCATTGGATCTTTTTCTGACGCCGCAAAGAGTTCCACGTCCTTCTTCTGAAATGGAATGGTTTGCTTCCGCTAAGAAATACATTCTTGGTGGAGGCATTGCCGCCTATGAATGGGGGGCCGAAAAAGCCCCTCTGGTTCTTTTGATTCATGGATGGAGTGGGCGAGGAACGCAGATGGCTGCCTTCGCGGAACCATTAGTAGCCGCCGGCTATCGCGTGGTGGCTTTGGATGGACCTGCGCATGGGGCATCGCTGGGAGTTCAGACCAATGTTGGAGATTACTCTCAATTTCTTCTTGATGCGCAAAAGGAACTCGGATCTTTTGCGGCTGTGATCGCCCATTCATTTGGGGCAGGTTGCTCGGTGTTGGCCGCCGCCAAAGGGCTTCGTGTTGAAAAATTGATTTTAGTCGCGGGTCCGTCCCACTATCAAAAAGTCATTAATCATTATTTTAAATTTATCCAAATGCATACCAAGGCGGAAAAATATTTTATTGAAATGCTCGCTGAAAAAGCCGGCATTTCTCCTTATGATATGGATGTCGGGGCCATTGGAAGTCAACTGCACGTGAAGTCTTTGATTGTACATGATCGTGACGACCGCGAAGTTCGTTTCACCGCCGCCGAAGAAATCCAAAAGTTGTGGCCTCAGGTTGGTATTTTAGAGACTCAAGGATTGGGACATCGACGTGTTTTGAAAGATGCCCAAGTTATTGAAAAAGTCGTGCGCTTTATTCAATCAGGAAAGATATAAAAAAAAGCGCCTCAGGGAGGCGCTTTTGTCTTTACACAGTCGCGTGAACGCGGTGTGTGTCGTCCATGTCGTCAAGATAATTCAAAAACTCTTCGACGTCTTTTCTTTGCTCGTCGTTAAGTTCAGTGATGTTCTTTGCTTTGTAAGAAAGTTCCGCAGTCGTCACTTTCCAGCCGCGTTTCACCAAGGCATCACGAACCGCATCGAGATCGTCTGCATTGGTGAAGAACTCGTAAGAGCCGTCGTCATTTTTACTGACTTCATTAGCGCCCGCTTCGATAGCTTCTTCGTCCGGATCGAAGCTGCCGGCTTTTTCGCCTTCAAGCAGTCCTACGCGATCAAACATCCAGGCTACGGAACCGACCTCACCCATGTTGCCTTCGTGAGATTTGAAGGCATGGCGCATATCCGGGGCTGTTCTGTGTTTGTTGTCGGTCTGGCATTCAACGATCACGCCCACGCCGTGCGGTCCGTAACCTTCATAGGTGATCTCTTCAATCACCTTGCCGTCATCCAAAAGACCCGCGCCTTTTTTGATCGCGCGTTCAATCGTATCATTGGGGCAAGAGACTTTTTTTGCCGCTTCAATGGCAAGACGAAGACGGGAGTTGGCTGCGGGGTCAGGGCCGCCGGCTTTTGCCGCCACGGCGATCTCTCTGGCTAATTTTGTGAAGATTTGTCCCTTTTGTTGGGCTTTCTCTACTTTACCCGCAGTTTTCCACGATTTTCCCATATAACTCCATCTGGTGTTTTTTTACTTTTTCCAGAGCTCTATTGCAGCAAATCACTAATTATTTGGCAACTTTGGGAGCAGGATGTAAAAGGCCCTATGTTCAGTTTTTCCACCCCCGACATTTGGGAAAAGATCAAAAACATCGAAAAATCCTGCGAAGAGGCGCTAAAGCTTCAGTCGCCAGGCTTTGTTCCTGAAGATCCGGCTCGGGATGTCCTCACTTTGCACCCAAAACTTCATCCTCCCAAAAAAGGCTTCTCCACGGTGGAAGGACAGGCCCGGATGCTGCATGATTTAGCCAGTATTGAACTGCAAGCCATGGAGCTGGGGGTTCGTACTTTGGTGGAATTTCCCGAGGCTCCCGTGGGCTTTCGCGAAGAGCTGTTGGCTGTCACGGTTTCCGAGGCGCAACACCTCAGAATGTGCCTTGAAGGTATCGAGTCGTTGGGGTTTAAATGGGGTGACTGGCCGGTGCACTTGGCGTTGTGGAAAGCGGTCAGTCAAGAGGATTCTCTTTTAGATCGCATTTTGATCGTGCATCGCTATTTGGAAGGCAGTGGGCTGGATGCAGGAGACACGTTGATTCGCCGTCTTGAGGGAACTGCCGGGAAGCAAACCATCCAAAAAATCGTGAAGCAGATTAACTTTGAAGAGATCGGCCATGTGGATTTTGGGTCACGATGGTATCGGGAAATATGCAAAGCCGATAAGAGGGACCCTAACACCGATTTCCCGCAACGGATGGATGCACTTCGTATTCGTTTGCCGAAACGAATTGAGCCCCTCAATCACGACCTAAGAAAAAAAGCGGGTTTCACCGATGAAGAAATCGCGTACTACGAAAATCTGCGTCTGGATTTCTTAAAACCCGCGAAGTGAATTATTCCCAGGCACGGATATAAGAAATCGAAATAGAGGCGTAGCTATTAAACTCGCTTCTTTCTTCAAACTCAGGCGATACGGTCACAAATCGCCATGAATAACTCCAGTGGGAAATCTGCAAGGCATAGCCAAATTCCGTTTCCGCGTTAAAAGGATATTTGGTGACGCGATGACTGTCGTGAATAGTATTACCGTCAAGGAAGATGTTATGAGCGACGGCATTTCCTCGGATTCCGGCGAAACCATAAAGTCGCCAAGGAAGATTTTGCTTGCCGATTTTAAGATTTAAAAGTGACTCGCCGTCAACAGACGACAGGCTTGATGCACCAAAATCATCGGGCAGGCGAATTCCCGCTCGGACCAAGGCGCCGATGTGGGCCCCGATAAGAACGTTTCCAAAAGAAAGACCGGTCGAGGGAATGAAATCAAAAACTCTTCCTGACTCCGTTTCTATTTCATAAAAACGAATCTTTTGATTGTAGTTCAATTGTAAAGTGGGCTCAGTGGCTAATTGGTTGTCCCAGCCATTGGCGGTCGGAACTTTAATAAGGTCGTGAAATCCATTTTGCGCCTGTTCGCCCAAGGCACCAGGGCCAATCAAACCAATATCCAATTCCAGATTGTGACTGTGTGAAGGTGTTTTTAAATTGGCGGACAAGGCGACATACAGCCAGGCGGCGTAGGGACGATCGTTAAGAATAAGTTCTGAAGTGTCCGTGTTGTCGGGCGTAAACATTTGTTGCGCAATAGAGATCCCGAAGTTCGTGGTCGATTTATCTCGTTCGTATTTGAAGCGATCTGACCAACCGATCAAAGGTGGCACCCAGAGCGGCTCAAGGTCTTCGGCATACTGATAGCTGAAGCGAATCCCACTGGTGTAATCGCTGTCAGTATTAGGTCCCCCCAGGCGTCGGGTGTCGTTTTCGACGTAAACGGAAAAGGATTCTCCGTAAGGTTTTGTTGGCGGTGGGGGTGTAGCCGAGTTCTCGGCCTGACTGTCCAGGCTTAGCAAAAGAAAGCTAAACAAAAAGACCGGGAAAAGTTTAATCAAGGCTTTCATCCTCTTCCACGAAACGCCATTTTCCTTCAGGCAGTTTTCCGAGCTTTAAGTTTCCAACACGCACGCGTTTTAAACCGGTCACTTTCAACCCGACAAGCTCGCACATCCGACGGATCTGGCGTTTCTTGCCTTCACGCAGGATAAAACGCAACTGATCTTCATTGATCCATTCGACTTTAGCCGGCTTTAGCGCCTTGCCATCTAAAGACAAACCGTGATTCAGAAGTTTTAACTTTTCCGCAGGCAGTTTGCCTTCCACGCGGACGATGTACTCTTTTTCAACTTTGG
This portion of the Bdellovibrio sp. ArHS genome encodes:
- the dnaE gene encoding DNA polymerase III subunit alpha, with the translated sequence MSFVHLHVHSEYSLLEAAARVKAIAKKAAAMNMPAVALTDNGNMFGAVEFYFACKDNNVKPILGLDAYIAPGSRLEKKQDRDQVNVGPRRLVFLAQNLKGYQNLSKLSTIGYQEGFYWKPRIDYEVIKEYNSDLICLTGGLRGEVADAFLREGPDAALAKIRQLKEIFDDRLYLEMCRTGVREWDQINPFLLEASKITGVPVVASNDVHYMTQDDQIAQEVLICIGTNKTLSDEHRFRLGTDEFYFKKPEQMQELFADVPEAVSNTLQVAERCDVKFKLKDENGKPIYHLPTFPTPEGVSLKDDIARRAKEGLLVRFEEAAERGEAVPEDKKPEYYSRLDYELGIIDRMGFNGYFLIVQDFIGWAKDHDIPVGPGRGSGAGSLVAYCLRITDLDPLPNFLLFERFLNPERISMPDFDIDFCQDRRQEVIRYVTEKYGQESVSQIITYGKLQTRAALKDVGRVLGMLFSEVDQVTKLIPDKLGISLKESLEMEPRLTEMMEMNPTVATLVDLAQRVEGMVRNAGIHAAGVIIGDGQLVKHAPLYKGADGEQVVQYDMKHAEKIGLIKFDFLGLKTLTHINMALKLIKKNRGKEITSKMIPMNDAATFEMMSRGDTAGVFQFEGEGITDATRKIRPSSFADITAITSLYRPGPMANIPDFTDRKHGKAPVEYLLEDTREVLSETYGIMVYQEQVMGIASKIAGYSLGEADMLRRAMGKKIKEEMDKHRERFMQGAVERGHNKEKSSELFDLMYKFADYGFNKSHAAAYSVVTLQTAWLKCHYPVEFFAALLSTELSDTEKIVKYSKDAAKRGITVKSPHVNFSEYLFGAHGDEIYFGLGAIKGVGQGAVEAIIEARNSLPDKKFNSLDEFFNSIDLRRVNKKVIECLIKAGAFEGFGGHRAQLMAGYQKYLDRAQGLQKDKELGQASLFDLGPSTETKVTLEETKPWSRTASLAYEKEVLGFYLSDHPLKGFDTLSEIWTTCKVIELPAQMPAPGSAEAEALKAAKKDWKNRDAGKKKVVVAGLITELRELITKKGTRMAFGKIEDLTGACELVIFPDSYARFEAQLRDERPVLIGGALEVEEGVAKIMVDSVSPMEDILKKTKRMVLRLDKIDPADYPRLHSLMKDYPGSTSVSFEIEIPEVSRRVLMDSAETMGIAVNNEFFEGVHSVFGRTDFIELRS
- a CDS encoding substrate-binding domain-containing protein, with the protein product MAEVRPSAIFIFIAIAFCSSFSWAKKIEVTALYWSMKIEGQVAMRKGFEEEIAHFNKKGDDKIVIRALVAGEGRKGITNQVQQMDEALREKPAALVIQPTDNSALARALQEANHLKIPVFAYDQYIVNGDLTFFVTSDNYAGGRDNGDYIHSLFDKTKELRIVVFEYPKVSSTIDRVDGFFDALRDQGRSFSVLKRYEAVDPSSGQKAAKQFLKDFPQKGSVDVILTVNDGGGLSIVKELDEKKRHEILHATFDGDPLSVQNIKNKKITVIDSAQFCAELGRETARELIAHLTKKKVSAKKLIPTYPVTEKTLARYPGWMGRVPSFLHRRELKSPDSKPRVSPDQRNILRIKIGVAPLCPYLCEQGPGAWGGYIYAILKEVAKERGFSLELESIPNTRLLAALQAGRVNYIIVPADMVRYEDQIRIVGPKLGVNYTGAILAPGAKDSLIDESLLANRKVVFADMGTYRGGPRLAISEGRSFKLTGADVADRMIKMIGDRRVDVALGDYNVLSYSLLKKPRTELQLLPTSLTGFNSLVLVGSPKEAHFGYLPEYLESWFIRARTDGSLEKILSKYNLKDWKVFDPKAF
- a CDS encoding TetR/AcrR family transcriptional regulator, whose translation is MDTKTKALSLGRHYLQTLGFNGFSFQTVADALGIRKASLHYYFASKEEMGLAILEDYQKAYATWAQNIHGLPADKKMEQMLQMFYKIGKDHNKVCPLGALCSDFNTLSEKIQDRLREFHLQQRKWLIATIKEGMKDKIFRQDLNPPIVADTFLAAIQGGLQVARIRGEAETFKSMVKNLVKELS